A single window of Neisseria chenwenguii DNA harbors:
- the fhuB gene encoding Fe(3+)-hydroxamate ABC transporter permease FhuB, which yields MVDFFRRPVARLTAALLLLCGLSAFWVLKLEWTLPFTQLFAEPDTLPLEALTVQNNTLPRMAMALLAGGSTAAATMLMQQIMRNPLASDSTLAVSGGAQTALVLAAVFAPAWLDFGTSGVAFAGAAAALCAVFWLSVRRELLPLTVILAGLVVSLYLGSLTGIVMLFYSEETRGVMQWSSGSLVQDSWHDTLQISWRILAAALLVGVLLKPLAVMGLGDTQAESLGIPVKKIRLLALAAAAFLSANVVAFVGMMGFVGLAAATVVRQTGVRTLPARLAASFALGGLMLMLTDNGLMLLKHYRQIDLPAGAVAALIGAPLLLWLMMKAPAQPVFQTASERGMTVLKASPLLKRLPLVALAVLLLALFVGRSDGVLPTFDTEYFAFRYPRVLLAAATGTMLALAGVMLQRLTQNPMASPELLGISSGTAFGAMAAVFLFDLTSGSGAFWLAGTVSALVSLALFMLFNRKNGLAPEKILLTGMALAALADAAIRVWTASGDFRVQQLLLWMSGSTYQATPESALVVAAAALVLFCAVLPLQRWLGLLGLDAVVAQSVGVNVPFARLVLIVLSAVLTALSTLLIGPLSFVGLLAPHLAYMLGARLPKQQLAAAALTGTTVMTAADWLGRQVLFPYEVPAGLMATLIGGAYFMRMMRRM from the coding sequence ATGGTAGATTTTTTCAGACGGCCTGTTGCCCGGCTGACGGCGGCTTTGCTGCTGCTTTGCGGTCTGAGCGCGTTTTGGGTGTTGAAACTCGAATGGACGCTGCCTTTCACGCAGCTTTTCGCCGAACCCGACACGCTGCCGCTTGAGGCGCTGACGGTGCAGAACAACACACTGCCGCGCATGGCGATGGCCTTGCTTGCGGGCGGCAGCACGGCGGCGGCGACCATGCTGATGCAGCAGATTATGCGCAATCCGCTGGCTTCCGACAGCACGCTCGCGGTCAGCGGCGGCGCGCAGACTGCGTTGGTTTTGGCGGCGGTATTCGCGCCCGCATGGCTGGATTTCGGCACGTCGGGCGTGGCGTTTGCCGGCGCGGCGGCGGCGCTGTGCGCGGTGTTTTGGCTGTCGGTGCGGCGCGAACTGCTGCCGCTGACCGTCATTCTCGCGGGTTTGGTGGTCAGTCTTTATCTCGGTTCGCTCACGGGCATTGTGATGCTGTTTTACAGCGAAGAAACCCGCGGCGTGATGCAGTGGAGCAGCGGTTCGCTGGTGCAGGACAGCTGGCACGATACTTTGCAGATTTCGTGGCGGATTCTGGCGGCGGCGCTGCTGGTCGGCGTGTTGCTCAAACCGCTGGCGGTGATGGGTCTGGGCGATACGCAGGCCGAATCGCTGGGGATTCCTGTGAAAAAAATCCGCCTGCTCGCGCTGGCGGCGGCGGCGTTTTTGAGCGCAAACGTGGTGGCGTTTGTCGGCATGATGGGTTTTGTCGGCCTTGCGGCGGCAACGGTGGTGCGCCAGACGGGCGTGCGCACGCTGCCGGCGCGGCTTGCGGCGTCGTTTGCGCTCGGCGGCCTGATGCTGATGCTGACCGACAACGGCCTGATGCTGTTGAAACACTACAGACAGATTGATCTGCCCGCCGGCGCCGTGGCCGCGCTGATCGGCGCACCGCTCTTGCTGTGGCTGATGATGAAAGCGCCCGCGCAGCCGGTTTTTCAGACGGCCTCGGAGCGCGGCATGACCGTTTTGAAGGCTTCGCCGCTGTTGAAACGGTTGCCGCTTGTTGCATTGGCGGTGCTGCTGCTGGCGCTGTTTGTCGGGCGCAGCGACGGCGTTTTGCCGACTTTCGACACGGAATATTTCGCGTTCCGCTATCCGCGCGTTTTGCTGGCGGCGGCAACCGGCACGATGCTGGCGCTGGCCGGCGTAATGCTCCAGCGGCTGACGCAGAATCCGATGGCCAGCCCCGAGCTGCTCGGCATCAGCTCGGGCACGGCATTCGGTGCGATGGCGGCGGTTTTCCTGTTTGACCTGACTTCGGGCAGCGGCGCGTTTTGGCTGGCGGGAACCGTTTCCGCGCTGGTTTCGCTGGCGTTGTTCATGCTGTTCAACCGCAAAAACGGCCTAGCGCCGGAAAAAATCCTGCTGACCGGCATGGCGCTGGCGGCGTTGGCCGACGCGGCGATACGGGTGTGGACGGCCAGCGGCGATTTCCGCGTGCAGCAGCTTTTGCTGTGGATGAGCGGTTCGACCTATCAGGCCACACCCGAATCCGCACTGGTGGTTGCCGCGGCGGCGCTGGTGTTGTTCTGCGCCGTATTGCCACTGCAACGCTGGCTGGGGTTACTGGGCTTGGACGCCGTGGTCGCGCAGTCCGTCGGCGTTAATGTGCCGTTTGCACGGCTGGTGTTGATTGTATTGAGCGCGGTTTTGACGGCTTTGTCCACGCTGCTGATCGGCCCCTTGAGCTTCGTCGGCCTGCTCGCGCCGCATCTGGCCTATATGCTCGGCGCGCGTCTGCCCAAACAGCAGCTTGCCGCCGCCGCGTTAACCGGCACGACCGTCATGACCGCCGCCGACTGGCTCGGAAGGCAAGTTCTGTTTCCTTATGAAGTGCCCGCGGGCTTGATGGCCACGCTGATCGGCGGCGCATATTTTATGCGGATGATGCGCAGGATGTAG
- a CDS encoding acetyl-CoA carboxylase carboxyltransferase subunit alpha: MKPVFLDFEQPIAELGGKIDELRFVQGESAVDISDEIARLQKKSNDLTKSIFNKLTPAQISQVSRHPQRPYTLDYINAIFTDFEELHGDRHFADDHAVVGGLARFNGQSVVVIGHQKGRDTKEKIRRNFGMPRPEGYRKALRLMQTAEKFNLPVMTFIDTPGAYPGIGAEERGQSEAIGKNLYEMTRLRIPVICTVIGEGGSGGALAIAVGDYVNMLQYSTYSVISPEGCASILWKTAEKAADAAMALGITAKRLQELDLIDRIIDEPLGGAHRDIDAVTKSVKKVLEEELREAQATPMADLLARRFDRIMAYGKFTDK; the protein is encoded by the coding sequence ATGAAACCCGTTTTTTTGGACTTTGAACAACCCATCGCCGAATTGGGCGGTAAAATCGACGAATTGCGTTTCGTGCAGGGTGAATCCGCGGTGGACATTTCCGACGAAATTGCCCGCCTGCAAAAGAAAAGTAACGATTTGACCAAATCGATTTTCAACAAACTGACACCTGCCCAAATTTCACAGGTTTCACGCCATCCGCAGCGCCCTTATACGCTCGACTATATCAACGCCATTTTTACCGATTTTGAAGAATTGCACGGTGACCGCCATTTTGCCGACGATCACGCCGTAGTCGGCGGTTTGGCGCGGTTCAACGGTCAGAGCGTAGTGGTAATCGGCCATCAGAAAGGCCGCGATACCAAAGAAAAAATCCGCCGCAATTTCGGTATGCCGCGCCCCGAGGGCTACCGCAAAGCCCTGCGACTGATGCAGACGGCGGAAAAATTCAATCTGCCGGTAATGACGTTTATCGACACGCCGGGCGCGTATCCCGGTATCGGCGCGGAAGAGCGCGGCCAGTCGGAAGCCATCGGCAAAAACCTTTATGAAATGACGCGCTTGCGCATTCCCGTGATTTGCACCGTGATCGGCGAGGGCGGCTCAGGCGGCGCGCTGGCGATTGCCGTCGGCGATTATGTGAACATGCTGCAATATTCGACTTACTCGGTGATTTCGCCTGAAGGTTGCGCCTCGATTTTGTGGAAAACTGCCGAAAAAGCCGCTGATGCAGCGATGGCGCTGGGCATTACCGCCAAGCGTTTGCAGGAATTGGATTTGATCGACCGCATCATCGACGAGCCGCTGGGCGGCGCGCACCGCGATATTGATGCTGTTACGAAGAGCGTGAAAAAAGTGTTGGAAGAAGAGTTGCGCGAAGCACAGGCCACGCCGATGGCCGATTTGCTGGCACGCCGCTTCGACCGCATCATGGCCTACGGTAAGTTTACCGATAAATAA
- the tilS gene encoding tRNA lysidine(34) synthetase TilS, with the protein MKQKMDIFPQFASAFPDFPAGIRIEAALSGGLDSVVLLHLLAQMRTQRVFELSAVHVHHGLSTNADEWAAFCQNYCGRLGVPLRVCRVRVEKNGLGVEAAARSARYSVFSDGLCDVVALAHHQNDQTETFMLAALRGGGMRALAAMPVWRSLNRQTKIWRPLLSFSREDLQHYAAEHGLDYVDDESNGNPAFLRNWLRNEALPAWRQRIPELDKHILANVRSLQDDLALLDEIAAEDFQAVCADGFFAVDKWRRFSQARRLRLLWKFVKHHNGKIPTHSAIRNFEQVLHEADSCEWQLDGARIFAYRNCLYWFDEDVNVQTAFWKKTALTGRLKDILMQTGFVLKPHPQGLPESVLNEDGIIRCVGGGDMLRINGRQKPVKKLLQESHILPFVRKKWPIITRMDNTCLAVGNLKVSQDFQTANGFLPVCEELNQYLRELNFVK; encoded by the coding sequence ATGAAACAAAAAATGGACATCTTCCCGCAGTTCGCATCTGCATTCCCCGATTTTCCGGCCGGTATCCGCATCGAAGCCGCCCTGAGTGGCGGTTTGGATTCGGTCGTATTGCTGCATCTTTTGGCGCAGATGCGCACGCAGCGGGTATTTGAACTGAGCGCAGTGCACGTTCACCACGGCTTGAGCACGAATGCGGACGAGTGGGCGGCGTTTTGCCAAAATTATTGCGGCCGCTTGGGCGTGCCGCTGCGGGTATGTCGCGTTCGGGTGGAAAAAAACGGTTTGGGGGTGGAAGCGGCGGCGCGTTCGGCGCGGTATAGCGTTTTTTCAGACGGCCTTTGCGATGTGGTTGCGCTGGCGCATCATCAAAACGACCAAACCGAAACCTTTATGCTCGCGGCGCTGCGCGGCGGCGGAATGCGGGCGCTGGCGGCGATGCCGGTTTGGCGCAGTTTGAACAGGCAGACAAAAATCTGGCGGCCGCTGCTGAGTTTTTCGCGCGAAGATTTGCAGCATTATGCGGCGGAACACGGCTTGGATTATGTCGATGACGAGAGCAACGGCAATCCGGCATTTCTGCGCAACTGGCTGCGCAACGAGGCTTTGCCCGCATGGCGGCAGCGCATTCCCGAGTTGGACAAGCATATTTTGGCCAACGTCCGCTCGCTGCAAGATGATTTGGCGCTGCTGGACGAAATTGCCGCCGAAGATTTTCAGGCCGTTTGTGCGGACGGTTTTTTTGCCGTCGATAAATGGCGGCGGTTCAGCCAAGCCCGCCGCTTACGCCTGCTTTGGAAGTTTGTCAAGCATCACAACGGTAAAATTCCGACGCATTCTGCCATCCGTAATTTCGAACAGGTGTTACACGAAGCGGATTCCTGCGAATGGCAGCTCGATGGTGCAAGGATTTTTGCCTATCGAAACTGCCTGTATTGGTTTGATGAAGATGTTAATGTTCAGACGGCATTTTGGAAAAAAACCGCGTTAACAGGCCGTCTGAAAGATATTTTGATGCAGACGGGATTTGTATTGAAACCGCACCCGCAGGGTTTGCCGGAATCGGTTTTGAATGAAGACGGAATTATCCGCTGCGTGGGCGGCGGCGATATGCTTCGGATAAACGGCAGACAAAAGCCGGTAAAAAAACTGTTGCAGGAAAGCCATATACTACCGTTCGTTCGAAAAAAATGGCCGATTATCACAAGGATGGATAACACCTGCCTCGCTGTTGGTAATCTAAAGGTTTCGCAGGATTTTCAGACGGCAAACGGTTTTTTGCCGGTTTGCGAAGAATTAAATCAGTATCTTCGGGAACTTAATTTTGTTAAATAG
- a CDS encoding RNA-binding S4 domain-containing protein, with protein sequence MKNSIENNAMRLDKWLWAARFFKTRALAQKHIELGRVLVNGSKVKNSKNISAGDVVDLTLNSLPYKFKVLSLNHQRRPALEARLLYEEDMKTAAEREAQKLLDQAGRISAAYPDGRPTKRNRRQLDRVKRGDW encoded by the coding sequence ATGAAAAACAGTATCGAAAACAACGCGATGCGTCTCGACAAATGGCTTTGGGCGGCCAGATTTTTCAAAACCCGCGCGCTGGCGCAAAAGCACATCGAGCTGGGGCGCGTTTTGGTCAACGGCAGCAAGGTCAAAAACAGCAAAAATATCAGCGCGGGCGATGTCGTTGATTTGACGCTCAATTCCCTGCCCTACAAATTCAAAGTTTTGTCGCTCAACCACCAACGCCGCCCCGCGCTGGAAGCGCGGCTGCTGTACGAAGAAGACATGAAAACCGCCGCCGAACGCGAAGCGCAAAAGCTGCTCGACCAAGCCGGCCGCATCAGCGCCGCCTACCCCGACGGCCGCCCGACCAAACGCAACCGCCGCCAACTCGACCGCGTCAAACGCGGCGACTGGTAG
- a CDS encoding ABC transporter ATP-binding protein: MFQLQNAGYAVSGRALLGDINLSFETNKVYGLIGHNGSGKSTLLKMLTRQYPLSSGKILLDGRDIHDFSTREYAKQTAYLPQNLPVATALTARELVAMGRYAWSGLLGRTDDADRAAAAEAFRLTHTERFVDQVVDTLSGGERSRVWLAMCLAQQSRFLLLDEPLAPLDIAHQLDVMGLIQSLSHNLGLGVIIVIHDINLAAQYCDELVALKQGRLLKTGRPSEIMTAEVLKDIYNVEMNIIAHPGNGRPVALP; encoded by the coding sequence GTGTTCCAACTTCAAAACGCAGGCTATGCCGTGTCCGGTCGCGCGCTGCTTGGCGACATCAATCTTTCTTTCGAAACCAATAAAGTTTACGGATTAATCGGCCACAACGGCTCGGGCAAGTCCACGCTGCTCAAGATGCTGACCCGCCAGTATCCGCTGTCTTCGGGCAAAATCCTGCTCGACGGGCGCGACATTCATGATTTTTCCACGCGCGAATATGCGAAGCAGACGGCCTATCTGCCGCAAAACCTGCCCGTGGCGACGGCGCTGACGGCGCGCGAACTGGTGGCGATGGGGCGTTATGCGTGGAGCGGGCTTTTGGGGCGCACGGATGATGCCGACCGTGCGGCGGCGGCCGAAGCGTTCCGGCTCACGCATACGGAACGCTTCGTCGACCAAGTGGTCGATACGCTTTCGGGCGGCGAGCGCTCGCGGGTGTGGCTGGCGATGTGTCTGGCGCAGCAGAGCCGTTTTCTGCTGTTGGACGAACCGCTTGCGCCGCTCGACATTGCCCATCAGCTTGACGTGATGGGTCTGATTCAAAGCCTGTCGCACAATCTGGGTTTGGGCGTGATTATCGTGATTCACGATATTAACTTGGCGGCACAGTATTGCGACGAACTGGTTGCGCTCAAACAGGGGCGGCTGCTGAAAACGGGCAGGCCGTCTGAAATCATGACGGCAGAGGTGTTGAAAGACATTTACAACGTCGAAATGAACATTATTGCCCATCCCGGCAACGGCCGCCCCGTGGCGCTTCCTTGA
- a CDS encoding iron-siderophore ABC transporter substrate-binding protein, producing MPIPATAAPWRFLEVLTMNKRFSDGIKLLLLSALTAVAQAAPRVATSDWTIAETLTAMGHPPVSVADRRVYDVWVNHPPLPQSVKEAGLRFQPNLERLHQIKPDFFVQSPWFAAAKPQFEKIAPVYELDFSTPAGITYAHTLQTTRKLGKLVGDAPAAEKLIRDTETLFAQTAPKLAKYRKRPLAVVQFSDGRHLRIYGKTSVFQVVMDKLGLKNAWTGASNNWGFENITLVDLVKLPPDTLLVIVKPHPQNTRKTLENSALWQRLPFVQPANRRVFAPTWSLGALPSMQLFAKQLAAQMPSENKEGAW from the coding sequence TTGCCCATCCCGGCAACGGCCGCCCCGTGGCGCTTCCTTGAGGTTTTGACGATGAACAAACGTTTTTCAGACGGCATCAAGCTGCTGCTTTTGAGCGCCTTAACCGCCGTTGCACAGGCCGCGCCGCGGGTGGCGACTTCGGATTGGACGATTGCGGAAACGCTGACGGCGATGGGGCATCCCCCCGTGAGTGTGGCCGACCGGCGCGTGTACGATGTTTGGGTCAACCACCCGCCGCTGCCGCAGTCGGTAAAAGAAGCGGGGTTGCGCTTCCAGCCGAATTTGGAGCGGCTGCATCAGATTAAGCCGGATTTTTTCGTGCAGTCGCCGTGGTTTGCCGCCGCCAAACCGCAGTTTGAAAAAATCGCGCCGGTGTACGAACTCGATTTTTCCACGCCGGCCGGCATCACCTACGCCCACACGCTGCAAACCACGCGCAAGCTGGGCAAGCTCGTCGGCGATGCGCCGGCTGCGGAAAAGCTGATCCGCGACACGGAAACGCTGTTTGCCCAAACCGCGCCCAAGCTCGCCAAATACCGCAAGCGCCCGCTGGCAGTGGTGCAGTTTTCAGACGGCCGTCATTTACGGATTTACGGTAAAACGTCGGTGTTTCAAGTAGTTATGGACAAGCTCGGCCTGAAAAACGCCTGGACGGGCGCTTCAAACAACTGGGGTTTTGAAAACATCACGCTGGTTGATTTGGTCAAACTGCCGCCCGATACGCTGTTGGTTATTGTGAAACCGCATCCGCAAAATACCCGCAAAACGCTGGAAAACAGCGCACTCTGGCAGCGGCTGCCGTTTGTCCAACCCGCCAACCGCCGCGTGTTTGCGCCGACGTGGAGCCTCGGCGCGCTGCCGTCTATGCAGCTTTTTGCCAAACAGCTTGCCGCACAGATGCCGTCTGAAAACAAGGAGGGCGCATGGTAG
- the rpoE gene encoding RNA polymerase sigma factor RpoE, with protein MNDRQIDRMLVERAQKGEQKAFEMLMSKYQRRLIRLISRFISDEHEVNDVTQEAMIRAYRALPNFRGESAFYTWLYRISINTAKNYLANSGKRPFVSAEAANEEGDVLDLVDQVADHHTPEAEMINWEILQTVETAISKLPDDLKKAITLRELEGMSYEEIAQIMDCPIGTVRSRIFRAREVIAKDLRPLLDRSDDQRW; from the coding sequence ATGAATGATCGTCAAATCGATCGCATGTTGGTAGAGCGCGCGCAAAAGGGTGAACAAAAGGCGTTTGAAATGCTGATGTCTAAGTATCAGCGCCGTTTGATCAGACTGATTTCCCGTTTCATCAGCGACGAACACGAAGTCAACGATGTAACGCAGGAAGCGATGATACGCGCGTACCGTGCATTGCCGAATTTCCGCGGCGAAAGTGCTTTTTACACTTGGCTTTACCGTATCAGCATCAACACCGCAAAAAATTATCTGGCAAACTCAGGAAAGCGGCCTTTTGTCAGCGCAGAAGCCGCCAACGAAGAAGGGGACGTACTGGATTTAGTCGATCAGGTTGCCGACCATCACACGCCGGAAGCCGAAATGATTAACTGGGAAATCCTGCAAACCGTCGAGACAGCCATTTCGAAGCTGCCCGACGACTTGAAAAAAGCCATAACATTACGCGAACTCGAAGGCATGTCTTATGAGGAAATTGCTCAGATAATGGATTGTCCGATAGGGACGGTGCGTTCCCGAATTTTCCGGGCGCGCGAGGTTATCGCCAAAGACCTGCGTCCACTGTTGGACAGATCCGACGACCAAAGGTGGTAA